A stretch of [Clostridium] scindens DNA encodes these proteins:
- a CDS encoding ribonuclease J has translation MKKENNGKLRIIPLGGLEKIGMNITAFEYEDSIIVVDCGLAFPEDDMLGIDLVIPDITYLKDNIQKVKGFVITHGHEDHIGALSYVLREMNLPIYATKLTMGIIEKKLTEHNLMRSTRRKVVRHGQSINLGQFRIEFIKTNHSIQDAAALAIYSPAGIVVHTGDFKVDYTPVFGDAIDLQRFAEIGKKGVLALMSDSTNAERKGFTQSERTVGITFDHIFAEHQNTRIIIATFASNVDRVQQIINSACKYDRKVVVEGRSMVNIIQVARELGYLNVPDKTLIEIDQLRNYPPEKTVLITTGSQGESMAALSRMAADVHKKVTIMPGDTVIFSSNPIPGNEKSVSKVINELSAKGANVIFQDAHVSGHACQEELKLIYSLVKPKYAIPIHGEYRHRKANAALAENLGIPKENIFILNSGDVFEVSDKEAKVVDKVHTGEILVDGLGVGDVGNIVLRDRQHLAEDGILIVVLTLEKGSNQLLAGPDIVSRGFVYVRESEGLMEEARQVLQDAVEDCLMHQRNADWSKIKLVIRDTMNEFIWKRTKRKPMILPIIMDV, from the coding sequence TTGAAAAAAGAAAACAATGGAAAATTGCGTATCATTCCGCTCGGAGGATTGGAAAAAATCGGAATGAACATCACTGCCTTCGAATATGAAGACAGTATTATTGTCGTGGACTGCGGACTGGCATTCCCGGAAGACGACATGCTGGGAATCGATCTTGTGATTCCTGATATCACTTATTTGAAAGACAATATCCAGAAGGTTAAGGGATTCGTCATTACCCATGGACATGAAGACCATATCGGAGCATTGTCTTATGTATTGAGGGAGATGAATCTTCCAATCTATGCCACAAAGCTTACCATGGGTATTATCGAGAAGAAGCTTACAGAACACAACCTGATGCGAAGCACCAGAAGGAAAGTGGTCAGACACGGCCAGTCCATCAACCTGGGCCAGTTCAGGATCGAGTTTATCAAGACAAACCACAGCATCCAGGATGCAGCGGCTCTGGCAATCTATTCCCCGGCTGGAATCGTCGTGCATACGGGAGACTTTAAAGTAGATTATACGCCGGTATTCGGCGACGCCATCGATCTGCAGCGTTTTGCGGAGATCGGCAAGAAGGGCGTGCTGGCGCTGATGTCAGATAGTACGAATGCGGAGAGGAAGGGATTTACCCAGTCCGAACGCACGGTGGGAATCACATTTGACCATATTTTTGCAGAACACCAGAATACCAGGATTATTATAGCCACGTTCGCGTCAAACGTCGACCGCGTGCAGCAGATTATCAATTCAGCCTGCAAGTACGACCGCAAGGTGGTGGTAGAAGGGCGCAGCATGGTAAATATCATTCAGGTTGCCAGGGAACTGGGATATCTGAACGTGCCGGACAAGACGCTGATCGAGATAGACCAGCTCAGGAACTACCCGCCGGAGAAGACGGTTCTTATCACCACGGGAAGCCAGGGAGAATCCATGGCGGCATTGTCCCGCATGGCGGCGGATGTGCATAAGAAGGTGACCATCATGCCGGGAGATACGGTAATATTCAGTTCCAACCCGATCCCGGGCAACGAGAAATCCGTATCCAAGGTCATCAATGAACTGTCAGCCAAGGGAGCAAATGTCATCTTCCAGGATGCCCATGTATCTGGACATGCCTGCCAGGAAGAATTGAAACTGATCTATTCCCTGGTAAAGCCTAAGTATGCGATCCCGATCCATGGCGAGTACCGCCACCGGAAGGCCAACGCGGCTCTTGCCGAGAATCTGGGAATTCCAAAGGAAAACATCTTTATCCTGAACTCGGGCGATGTGTTTGAAGTCAGCGATAAAGAGGCCAAGGTTGTGGACAAGGTCCATACCGGAGAGATTCTTGTTGACGGCTTAGGCGTAGGAGATGTAGGAAATATCGTGCTTCGCGACAGGCAGCATCTGGCGGAAGACGGAATTCTGATCGTGGTGCTGACCTTGGAAAAGGGAAGCAACCAGCTGCTGGCAGGGCCGGATATCGTATCCAGAGGATTTGTCTATGTAAGGGAGTCCGAAGGGCTGATGGAAGAGGCAAGGCAGGTGCTGCAGGATGCGGTGGAAGACTGCCTGATGCACCAGCGCAATGCTGACTGGAGCAAGATCAAGCTGGTGATCCGCGATACCATGAATGAATTCATCTGGAAGCGCACCAAGAGAAAACCAATGATACTGCCAATTATTATGGACGTATAA
- a CDS encoding Fur family transcriptional regulator produces MSISKEKFKEMLKEKGLKVTNQRLLVLEALADHRDRHMTAEDIYELVKEDYPEIGLATIYRTVQLLLEMQLVDRINLDDGCVRYEIGEFFDGEERHHHHHHLICKTCGKVLPFKDDLLDELERHIEDATGFHVLDHELKFYGQCKECLERQNSTEKHVEV; encoded by the coding sequence TCTTAAGGTAACCAATCAAAGGTTGCTTGTATTAGAAGCGCTCGCAGATCACCGTGACAGGCATATGACTGCGGAAGACATTTATGAACTGGTAAAAGAGGACTACCCGGAGATCGGGCTGGCCACAATTTACCGGACTGTGCAATTGTTATTAGAAATGCAATTGGTGGATCGTATCAATCTTGATGACGGGTGCGTGCGTTATGAGATCGGAGAATTCTTCGATGGGGAAGAAAGGCATCATCACCATCACCACTTGATATGCAAGACTTGTGGAAAGGTTCTTCCTTTTAAGGATGACCTTCTGGACGAGCTGGAGCGTCATATTGAGGACGCTACCGGATTCCATGTGTTAGACCACGAATTAAAGTTCTATGGACAATGCAAAGAATGCCTGGAGAGGCAAAATAGTACGGAAAAGCACGTGGAGGTGTAA